Genomic DNA from Burkholderiales bacterium:
TATACCGGAACGCGCGCCTCGGTGCGCTCGCCTGCGGAGCGCGCCCGCGCGTCCTCCCTGGACCATGCCCGGCAGTCGGCTACCGCCAGCATCGCCTCCGGCCCACTGCTCCAGAAGATCGAGCCCTGGCTCAACAACCGCTCACTCGCCTACGGCACCGCGACCTTGTCGGTCGCCGCATTTGCCGGCGCCCTGCTGCTCAACTTCCTGAGCGAGCCGGCGATCTCGGAACGATCGGAGCCGTTGTCCGCGCCGGTGGTGCGAAAGACCACGACGGTGCCGCAGATCGCGCCGGAACTGGAGCGCTCCCTCCTCGAGAAGCCCAGGGCCGCCGCCCAGAAAAAGCCCCTTTTCGCCCGCCTCAAGCAAGAGCGGCGGCCCGCCCGGCAAAGCGCGCCGGCGCGGCAGGAAACGGTGGCACCGGCGGCCGCCGAGCCAGCGCAGGGCTCGGGCATCATCGCCCTCGCCATTGCGCCCTGGGGAGAAGTCTACGTCGACGGGACGCGCGTGGGCGTGAGCCCTCCGGTCAACGAAGTCGAGGTCGCGCCCGGCATCCGCCGCATCGAGATTCGCAATGCCAATTTTCCGGCCTACACCCAGGTGGTCGAGGTGAAGCCCGACCAGAGGATCCGGATCAAGCACAAATTCAACTGACATGTCCTTCGCGCGTGCTCTCGGTTCGATGCTCTTCACCGCCTGGCTGGCGGCCGGCTGCGCGACCGATCCTTTTTCCGGCATCGGCTTCGGGCGCAGCGCCGGCGCGCCCTATATGGAGGAAGGCATCCGCCAGTACGAAGAAGGCAACTACCGCGTGGCAGCCCGGCGGCTGCACTTCGCCCTGGAGGAAGGACTGCCCCGCGCCGATCGGGTGAAGGCGCACAAGTACCTCGCCTTCATCGCCTGTGTGTCGGGACAGCGCCTGACCTGCCGCGAAGAGTTCGCCATTGCGCTCGAGCTGGATCCGACCTTCGAGCTGGAGCCGGCGGAGGCCGGACATCCCATCTGGGGACCGGTCTTCAGGAGCGTAAAATCCGGCAGAACCAAGAAGTGATGCCGTTAGCATGATCTCGACCCTCGGACGCTACGAAATCCTCGCCGAACTGGGCCAGGGCGCCATGGGCACGGTGTACAAGGCGCGCGACCCGTTGCTCGACCGCATCGTCGCGATCAAGACCGTCAACCTGATGCTGCCCAAGGACGAAGTCGCCGAGTACGAGGCGCGCTTCTACCAGGAAGCGAAGGCGGCGGGGCAGCTCTCGCATCCCAACATCGTCACCATCTACGACATCGGCAAAAGCGAGAAGCTCGCCTACATGGCGATGGAGCTGCTCGAAGGGCAGGAGCTGCGCAAGATCCTGGCGAGCGGGGCGAGCATTCCCGTCCCACAAGCGCTGGACATCGCAGCCCAGGTCGCCGACGGGCTGCAGTACGCGCACGAGCGCGGGATCATCCACCGCGACATCAAGCCGGCCAACATCATGGTGCTGAAGGACGGCCAGGTGAAGATCACCGATTTCGGCATTGCGCGCATGCGCAACAACGAAGTGAAGACCATGACCGGGATGATCCTCGGGTCTCCGAAGTACATGTCTCCCGAGCAGGTCTCCGGCAAGCGCGCCGACACCCGTTCGGACATCTTCTCACTGGGCGTGGTGCTCTACGAAATGCTGACCGGGACTTCCCCGTTCGTGGCCGACAACATTCACGGCGTCATGTACCAGACGCTGAACTTCACGCCACCGGCGCCGAAGACGCTCAACCCCGAGTTGCCCGACGTGCTGAACTTCATCTCGGCCAAGGCGCTGGCCAAGAATCTCGACGACCGCTACCAGCAGGCCAAGGACTTCGCGAACGACCTGCGCGAAGCGCGCCGCGCCATGCTCGGAGAATCGGCGGCTCCGAATCTGCTCGCCGCCACCCTTCCGCCCAAGCCTGTGCCGTTCGTCGAACCGGCGGTGCAGCTCACGCGCCAGGAAGACAAGCGCGCCGCCGTGACCGGCGCCCTCGAGGCGGTGGTGCCGGGCGGCGAAGCGATCGTGGACTCGGGTGAAGTCAGCTCGCCGGCGCTGGGTCTGTCCAAAGCCTTCGACTCCTTCGATGCCACCATGCGCCTGGCGGCCCTCACGGGCATGGAGCGGGAACTCGACGAGTTCTCCGAAACGCAGAAGATCGCCCGGCTCAAGGCGCTGTCCGAAGCCAGGCGCGGCACGCATCCGAGCATCTCGGACAGCACGACCTGGCGCAACGACGTCTCGGTCCCTCGCGCCAGGCCGGCCTCCAGCGGCGGCAGCGCGAGCGGGCTGCGCTACGTGTGGATCGCCAGCGCCGCGCTGGCGCTCGCTGCACTTGCCCTTCTGCTGACCGGCTGAGCGCGCCTTGCGCTAGCGTATTTTCGCGATCGCCTGGTCCACCCGGTCCACGGGCAACACCTCCAGTCCCTCGATCACCGATTTGGGGGCATTGGCACGCGGCACGATCGCCAGCTCGAATCCGAGCTTGGCCGCTTCCTTCAGCCGCTCCTGGCCGCGCTGCACCGGGCGCACTTCCCCCGCCAGCCCCACTTCGCCGAAGGCGACGGTTTTCTCCGGCAGCGGTTTGTTCTTCAACGAAGAGACAATCGCGAGCAGTACCGGCAGATCCGCTCCCGGTTCGGCGATCTGCACGCCGCCGACCGCATTGACGAACACGTCCTGGTCGAAAACCGGCAAGCCCGCGTGCCGGTGCAAGACCGCGAGCAGCATGGCCAGGCGGTTCTGCTCCAGACCCACGGTCAGGCGGCGCGGATTGGGCGCCTTTGCGTCGTCCACCAGCGCCTGGATTTCAACCAGCAGCGGCCGCGTGCCCTCCTGGGTAACCATGACGCAGGATCCCGCAACGTCGGCCGCGTGGCGCGACAGGAACAGCGCGGATGGATTGGCCACCCCGCGCAGGCCGTGATCGGTCATGGCGAACACGCCCAGTTCGTTGACTGCACCGAACCGGTTCTTGATGGCGCGCACCAGCCGGAAGCTGGAGTGGGTGTCTCCCTCGAAGTAGAGCACCGCGTCGACCATGTGCTCGAGCACGCGCGGACCCGCGATCGCCCCCTCCTTGGTGACGTGACCGACCAGCAGGAGCGCGGTGCCCGAGGCCTTGGCGAACCGCGTCAGCTGCGCGGCGCATTCCCGAACCTGGGCCACGCTGCCCGGCGCGGGCTGCAGCGCTTCGGAGTAGACGGTCTGAATCGAGTCGATGACGACGACGGCGGGCTTCTCGGTGCTCAGGACCGAAAGTATTTTCTCCAGCTGGATCTCGGCCAGCAGCTTGAGCGATCCGGTCTGAAGCCGCAGCCGCCGAGCGCGCAGCGCGATCTGCTGCACGGATTCCTCGCCGCTGACGTAGAGCGCCTTGCAGTCGTCCGCCATCGCGGCGCTCGCCTGCAGCAGCAAAGTCGACTTGCCTATGCCCGGATCGCCGCCGATCAGCACCACCGCGCCGCGCACCAGGCCGCCGCCGAGCACGCGGTCCAGCTCGCCGATTTGTGTCGATCGCCGTGGCTGTTCCTGTGCTTCCACCTGCTTCAGGAAAGTCAGCCTGCTGGTTTCGGCGAGCGCGTGATAGCGCGCCGCCTGCTTTTCGGCCACTGTCTCCAGCAGAGTGTTCCAGGCGCCGCAGTGCGGGCATTGCCCCTGCCATTTCAGCGTCTGCCCGCCGCACTCGGTGCAAGAAAAGACGGTCTTTGTCCTGGTCATGGCTTGCGGCCCGCGGTGCTGCCGGGGCGGTTGGCGCTGTGGGCCGCGGACACCGGAAAGCCCGACACGCAGCGCATGAACTCTTCCATCCGCATCGGCCGGCCCAGGTAGTAGCCTTGCGCGCAATCGCATCCGAGCGCCTTGAGCCGCTCGAGGATTTCGCGGTTCTCGACGCCTTCGGCCACCGCCCGCAGATTCAGGCTGTGCGCAAGGCCGACCATCGATTGGACGATGCGCTCGTGCACCGGGGCCTCGAGCATGTTGCGAACGAAAGACATGTCGATCTTCAACTCATCCAGCGGCATGTCGCGCAGCCGGCTCATCGACGAGTAGCCCGTTCCGAAATCGTCCATCGACAGTTCCAGCCCCAGCGCCTTGAGCCGCAGCAGCGCGTCCTGCGCCAGTGGTTCGTTTTCCATCACCGCGGTTTCGGTCAGCTCGATCACGATCCTGTCGGCGGGAACCGCCCACAGCGCCACGGCTTGGGAGACGACTTCCACGATGTCCGTCTCGCGCAGATTCTGCGCCGAGAAATTGATGCTCACCCCAAGATCGTTTCCCCCGGCGCGGCAGGTGGCGAATTCGCGCAGGGCGGTGTTGATCACCCATTGCGTGAGCTTCGCGATCAGGCCGGTGTACTCGGCGATCTGGATCAGGCGAAACGGTGGGATCATGCCTTTGCGCGGATGTTCCCAGCGCAGCAGTGCCTCCGCACCCGCCATTGCACCGGTGGCCAGGTTGATCTTGGGCTGGTAGCACAGGAACAGTTCGTTGTTCTCGATCGCCCGGGTGAAATCGCCCAGCAGCTCGAGTTGCGCCAGCGTCGATGGATCCGCACTCGGGTCGTAGAGCGCGGCACCCTGGCGTCTGGCCCGGGCTTCGGCCAGGGCGTGCGCGGCCCTTCGCAGCAGCTCTTCGCCCGACCTGCAGTTCGCATCCGCGAGCGCCACCCCCGCCCTGGCGCTCAGGTACATGAGGTGGTTCTCGACCCCGAACGGCTCGGCGAGTGCGCGGATCACTTTGCTTGCAGCCAGCAGCGCATGCTCTGTGGAGCGCACGTCGGTCAGCAGGCAACCGAGGTGGTAGCGCCCCAACTCGCCGACGAAGTCGCGGTCGGGAAGCGCATCCGCCAGGCGGCCCTTCGCTTCGCGCAGCAGCCGGTCGGTGGCGGCGAACCCCGCGCTGGTATCGATTCGCCACAATTCGCCGACGTCCACCATGAGTACCGCGCAGGTGCGCGCGCAGTGCTGCTCCACCGCCGAGCGCACCGCTTGGTGGAACTGCGCGTAGTCCAGACTGCGCCGGCTGGATGCGCTGCCGCCCGAACAACCGCTCACAGAT
This window encodes:
- a CDS encoding adenylate/guanylate cyclase domain-containing protein, which translates into the protein MVERSNRTFICSVLFLDIVEYSRKPVAEQIQLKDRFNALIADAIRDIAPADRIILDTGDGVAISFLGDPEDALFVAMSLRDAFAPEPDAPPRFPARIGVNLGPVRLVKDLNGQPNIIGDGINVAQRVMGFAKPGQILVSRSYYEVVSHISEGYGQLFQYEGSRTDKHVREHEVYSVGYTGTRASVRSPAERARASSLDHARQSATASIASGPLLQKIEPWLNNRSLAYGTATLSVAAFAGALLLNFLSEPAISERSEPLSAPVVRKTTTVPQIAPELERSLLEKPRAAAQKKPLFARLKQERRPARQSAPARQETVAPAAAEPAQGSGIIALAIAPWGEVYVDGTRVGVSPPVNEVEVAPGIRRIEIRNANFPAYTQVVEVKPDQRIRIKHKFN
- a CDS encoding TssQ family T6SS-associated lipoprotein, whose amino-acid sequence is MSFARALGSMLFTAWLAAGCATDPFSGIGFGRSAGAPYMEEGIRQYEEGNYRVAARRLHFALEEGLPRADRVKAHKYLAFIACVSGQRLTCREEFAIALELDPTFELEPAEAGHPIWGPVFRSVKSGRTKK
- a CDS encoding serine/threonine-protein kinase; amino-acid sequence: MISTLGRYEILAELGQGAMGTVYKARDPLLDRIVAIKTVNLMLPKDEVAEYEARFYQEAKAAGQLSHPNIVTIYDIGKSEKLAYMAMELLEGQELRKILASGASIPVPQALDIAAQVADGLQYAHERGIIHRDIKPANIMVLKDGQVKITDFGIARMRNNEVKTMTGMILGSPKYMSPEQVSGKRADTRSDIFSLGVVLYEMLTGTSPFVADNIHGVMYQTLNFTPPAPKTLNPELPDVLNFISAKALAKNLDDRYQQAKDFANDLREARRAMLGESAAPNLLAATLPPKPVPFVEPAVQLTRQEDKRAAVTGALEAVVPGGEAIVDSGEVSSPALGLSKAFDSFDATMRLAALTGMERELDEFSETQKIARLKALSEARRGTHPSISDSTTWRNDVSVPRARPASSGGSASGLRYVWIASAALALAALALLLTG
- the radA gene encoding DNA repair protein RadA produces the protein MTRTKTVFSCTECGGQTLKWQGQCPHCGAWNTLLETVAEKQAARYHALAETSRLTFLKQVEAQEQPRRSTQIGELDRVLGGGLVRGAVVLIGGDPGIGKSTLLLQASAAMADDCKALYVSGEESVQQIALRARRLRLQTGSLKLLAEIQLEKILSVLSTEKPAVVVIDSIQTVYSEALQPAPGSVAQVRECAAQLTRFAKASGTALLLVGHVTKEGAIAGPRVLEHMVDAVLYFEGDTHSSFRLVRAIKNRFGAVNELGVFAMTDHGLRGVANPSALFLSRHAADVAGSCVMVTQEGTRPLLVEIQALVDDAKAPNPRRLTVGLEQNRLAMLLAVLHRHAGLPVFDQDVFVNAVGGVQIAEPGADLPVLLAIVSSLKNKPLPEKTVAFGEVGLAGEVRPVQRGQERLKEAAKLGFELAIVPRANAPKSVIEGLEVLPVDRVDQAIAKIR
- a CDS encoding GGDEF domain-containing phosphodiesterase; its protein translation is MSGCSGGSASSRRSLDYAQFHQAVRSAVEQHCARTCAVLMVDVGELWRIDTSAGFAATDRLLREAKGRLADALPDRDFVGELGRYHLGCLLTDVRSTEHALLAASKVIRALAEPFGVENHLMYLSARAGVALADANCRSGEELLRRAAHALAEARARRQGAALYDPSADPSTLAQLELLGDFTRAIENNELFLCYQPKINLATGAMAGAEALLRWEHPRKGMIPPFRLIQIAEYTGLIAKLTQWVINTALREFATCRAGGNDLGVSINFSAQNLRETDIVEVVSQAVALWAVPADRIVIELTETAVMENEPLAQDALLRLKALGLELSMDDFGTGYSSMSRLRDMPLDELKIDMSFVRNMLEAPVHERIVQSMVGLAHSLNLRAVAEGVENREILERLKALGCDCAQGYYLGRPMRMEEFMRCVSGFPVSAAHSANRPGSTAGRKP